Proteins from a single region of Streptomyces griseiscabiei:
- a CDS encoding ATP-dependent Clp protease proteolytic subunit, translating to MTPPFTGRAPALAPRAGEGDTPPSRFDDQLAAQLLAQRIVLLGTQVDEVSANRVCAQLLVLSAEDPRTDISLYINSPGGSVTAGLAIYDTMRLIPNDVSTLAMGFAASMGQFLLSVGTHGKRFALPNARIMMHQPSAGIGGTTADIEIQAENLDFTKRAIERITAEHTGQSEETISRDGDRDRWFTAGQAKEYGMVDRVVESLDDVRPASSRRRMGLQ from the coding sequence GTGACTCCACCGTTCACCGGCCGGGCCCCGGCGCTCGCGCCGCGCGCCGGGGAGGGCGACACCCCGCCGTCCCGCTTCGACGACCAACTCGCCGCGCAGCTGCTCGCCCAGCGGATCGTCCTCCTCGGCACCCAGGTCGACGAGGTCTCCGCGAACCGGGTCTGCGCCCAGTTGCTGGTGCTGTCGGCGGAGGACCCCCGCACCGACATCAGCCTCTACATCAACAGCCCCGGTGGCTCGGTCACGGCCGGGCTCGCCATCTACGACACGATGCGGCTCATCCCGAACGACGTCTCCACGCTGGCGATGGGCTTCGCGGCGAGCATGGGCCAGTTCCTGCTGAGCGTGGGCACGCACGGCAAGCGGTTCGCGCTGCCCAACGCGCGGATCATGATGCACCAGCCGTCGGCGGGGATCGGCGGCACCACCGCCGACATCGAGATCCAGGCGGAGAACCTGGACTTCACCAAGCGGGCCATCGAGCGGATCACCGCGGAGCACACCGGCCAGAGCGAGGAGACGATCTCCCGCGACGGCGACCGCGACCGCTGGTTCACGGCCGGACAGGCCAAGGAGTACGGGATGGTCGACCGGGTCGTCGAGTCGCTCGACGACGTACGGCCTGCCTCCTCGCGTCGACGGATGGGACTGCAGTGA
- a CDS encoding DUF6153 family protein has translation MSGRPFRRTALPCVRGRSARLSLVVSLALATFLLFCAGSPPDEAPAPRPHSVSADLPAERPDGVRASQVERDPCDHGPDGHDCHAPDPAAVLGQVPLPGADHTAAPWQPATEPAPVAADGSREPGRARPPDLHELQLLRV, from the coding sequence ATGTCCGGCCGGCCGTTCAGACGTACGGCGCTGCCGTGCGTCCGGGGCCGGTCCGCGCGCCTGTCGCTGGTGGTCTCCCTGGCCCTCGCGACGTTCCTGTTGTTCTGCGCGGGTTCACCGCCCGACGAGGCTCCGGCGCCGCGCCCGCATTCGGTGTCGGCGGACCTCCCGGCGGAACGGCCGGACGGTGTGCGGGCGAGTCAGGTGGAGCGCGACCCCTGTGACCACGGTCCCGACGGGCACGACTGTCACGCCCCCGACCCGGCCGCGGTGCTGGGCCAGGTGCCGCTGCCCGGCGCCGATCACACCGCCGCGCCCTGGCAGCCCGCGACCGAACCGGCCCCCGTCGCGGCCGACGGCTCCCGGGAACCGGGGAGGGCCCGTCCTCCCGATCTCCACGAACTGCAGTTGCTCCGCGTCTAG
- a CDS encoding alpha-ketoglutarate-dependent dioxygenase AlkB: MAMHLQGSLFDQSDDLRLAPLDGLRRRDLGAGAWVDVLPGWLGGADALFTRLAAEVPWKAERRQMYEQVVDVPRLLAFYGGEDPLPDPVLDEARTALSAHYGSELGEPFATAGLCYYRDGRDSVAWHGDRIGRGAREDTMVAILSVGDPRDLALRPHGGGPTLRFPQGHGDLIVMGGSCQRTWDHAVPKSTRAVGPRISVQFRPEGVR, encoded by the coding sequence ATGGCCATGCACCTCCAGGGCTCCCTCTTCGACCAGTCCGACGACCTCCGCCTCGCTCCCCTCGACGGGCTGCGCCGGCGCGACCTGGGTGCCGGGGCCTGGGTCGATGTGCTGCCCGGGTGGCTCGGCGGGGCGGACGCGCTGTTCACGCGGCTCGCCGCCGAGGTGCCCTGGAAGGCGGAGCGACGGCAGATGTACGAGCAGGTCGTGGACGTGCCGCGGCTGCTCGCCTTCTACGGCGGCGAGGACCCCCTCCCGGACCCCGTCCTGGACGAGGCCCGTACGGCACTCTCCGCGCACTACGGCTCCGAACTGGGCGAACCCTTCGCCACGGCGGGCCTGTGCTACTACCGCGACGGCCGGGACAGCGTGGCCTGGCACGGCGACCGGATCGGGCGGGGTGCCCGGGAGGACACGATGGTGGCCATCCTGTCCGTGGGCGACCCCCGCGATCTGGCCCTGCGCCCGCACGGCGGCGGCCCGACCCTGCGGTTCCCGCAGGGGCATGGCGATCTGATCGTGATGGGCGGCTCCTGCCAGCGCACCTGGGACCACGCGGTACCCAAGTCGACACGGGCGGTGGGGCCACGCATCAGCGTCCAGTTCCGGCCGGAGGGCGTTCGCTAG
- the melC2 gene encoding tyrosinase MelC2 encodes MTIRKNQATLTGDEKRRFVDALIALKRSGRYDEFVTTHNAFILGDTDNGERTGHRSPSFLPWHRRFLLEFERALQSVDSTVALPYWDWTADRTARSSLWAPDFLGGTGRSRDGRVMDGPFAASTGNWPITVRIDGRAYLRRSLGGAVRQLPTRAEVDSVLAMSTYDMAPWNSASDGFRNHLEGWRGVNLHNRVHVWVGGQMGTGVSPNDPVFWLHHAFVDRLWADWQRLHPGSAYVPGAGTPDVVDLNETMKPWNDSSPAALLDHTAHYTFDAA; translated from the coding sequence ATGACCATACGCAAGAACCAGGCGACCCTGACCGGCGACGAGAAGCGGCGCTTCGTCGACGCGCTGATCGCCCTGAAGCGCTCCGGCCGCTACGACGAGTTCGTCACGACCCACAACGCGTTCATCCTCGGCGACACCGACAACGGCGAACGGACGGGCCACCGTTCGCCGTCCTTCCTGCCCTGGCACCGCAGATTCCTGCTGGAGTTCGAACGAGCCCTGCAGTCCGTGGACTCCACCGTCGCGCTGCCCTACTGGGACTGGACGGCCGACCGCACGGCCCGCTCGTCCCTGTGGGCGCCGGACTTCCTGGGCGGGACCGGGCGCAGCCGCGACGGGCGGGTGATGGACGGGCCGTTCGCCGCGTCCACCGGGAACTGGCCGATCACCGTACGCATCGACGGCCGCGCCTATCTGCGGCGCTCCCTCGGCGGCGCGGTACGGCAGTTGCCGACCCGGGCCGAGGTGGACTCGGTGCTCGCGATGTCCACGTACGACATGGCTCCCTGGAACAGCGCCTCGGACGGTTTCCGCAACCATCTGGAGGGATGGCGGGGGGTGAACCTGCACAACAGGGTGCACGTCTGGGTGGGCGGCCAGATGGGCACCGGGGTCTCCCCCAACGACCCGGTCTTCTGGCTGCACCACGCGTTCGTCGACCGGCTGTGGGCCGACTGGCAGCGGCTGCACCCGGGCTCGGCGTACGTGCCGGGCGCCGGGACACCGGACGTGGTCGACCTGAACGAGACCATGAAGCCGTGGAACGACTCGTCCCCGGCGGCGCTGCTGGACCACACCGCGCACTACACGTTCGACGCGGCCTGA
- a CDS encoding DUF3105 domain-containing protein produces MASSKSKANNSGPKGKNTSPKAREAARRARVEEIRKAEQARERRMRLLTLGVTGVILAGLVGGGWYLVDAAQEKEEAKAAPVDGVKSWSKLTQNHVTEAVTYKMSPPVGGDHNQVWVNCDKQVYTKAVPNENAVHALEHGAVWITYNDKAAKGDVTSLTDLVNKTTYTFMSPYEDQSSPIVLSAWEHQLKVDKASDPRVRKFLDKYVQGEQTPEPGAACSGGMTP; encoded by the coding sequence ATGGCTTCATCCAAGTCGAAGGCCAACAACAGCGGACCGAAGGGCAAGAACACCAGCCCCAAGGCCCGGGAGGCGGCGCGGCGGGCCCGCGTCGAGGAGATACGCAAGGCCGAGCAGGCACGGGAGCGGCGGATGCGGCTGCTCACGCTCGGCGTCACCGGTGTGATCCTCGCCGGGCTGGTGGGCGGCGGCTGGTACCTGGTCGACGCCGCCCAGGAGAAGGAGGAGGCGAAGGCGGCCCCGGTCGACGGGGTGAAGAGCTGGTCGAAGCTCACCCAGAACCATGTCACCGAGGCGGTCACCTACAAGATGAGCCCGCCCGTCGGCGGCGACCACAACCAGGTGTGGGTCAACTGCGACAAGCAGGTGTACACCAAGGCCGTGCCGAACGAGAACGCGGTGCACGCGCTGGAGCACGGCGCGGTCTGGATCACGTACAACGACAAGGCGGCGAAGGGCGACGTCACGTCGCTGACCGACCTCGTGAACAAGACGACGTACACCTTCATGAGCCCCTACGAGGACCAGTCCTCGCCCATCGTGCTGAGTGCCTGGGAGCACCAGCTGAAGGTGGACAAGGCGTCCGACCCGCGGGTGCGGAAGTTCCTCGACAAGTACGTCCAGGGCGAGCAGACGCCGGAGCCGGGGGCCGCGTGCTCCGGCGGTATGACCCCGTGA
- the melC1 gene encoding apotyrosinase chaperone MelC1 gives MPDITRRHALGAAAALAVTVGTPLTAAVADDHGGHDGHQDPHAFDEVYRGRRIQGHATEGGGHHHGAGYAVFVDGAELHVMRNADGSWISVVSHYAPVPTPRAAARAAVDELQGARLVPFS, from the coding sequence ATGCCCGACATCACCCGTCGTCACGCCCTCGGCGCCGCCGCCGCCCTCGCCGTCACCGTCGGCACTCCGCTCACCGCCGCCGTCGCGGACGACCACGGCGGTCACGACGGTCACCAGGATCCCCATGCCTTCGACGAGGTCTACCGGGGCCGTCGGATACAGGGGCACGCCACCGAGGGCGGCGGTCACCATCACGGGGCCGGGTACGCCGTGTTCGTGGACGGGGCCGAGCTGCATGTGATGCGGAACGCCGACGGCAGCTGGATCAGCGTGGTCAGCCACTACGCCCCCGTGCCGACCCCGCGCGCCGCCGCCCGCGCGGCCGTCGACGAACTCCAGGGCGCCCGTCTCGTCCCCTTCAGCTGA
- a CDS encoding AIM24 family protein — translation MKSDLFSNENMVQPAYAPGMSVQNAKSIKYAVNGEMLARQGAMIAFRGNLQFERKGQGVGGMLKRAVTGEGLALMAVRGQGEAWFAHEAQNCFIVDIEPGDVFTVNGRNVLCFDSSLSYEIKTVKGAGMTGGGLFNSVFTGQGRLGLVCDGNPLVIPVSPQLPVFVDTDAVVGWTAHLSTSLHRSQSFGSMIRGGSGEAVQLKLEGEGFVVVRPSEVTPQASQH, via the coding sequence ATGAAGAGCGATCTTTTCTCCAACGAGAACATGGTGCAGCCGGCGTACGCGCCGGGGATGAGCGTCCAGAACGCCAAGTCGATCAAGTATGCCGTCAACGGCGAGATGCTCGCCCGGCAGGGCGCGATGATCGCCTTCCGGGGGAACCTGCAGTTCGAACGCAAGGGCCAGGGCGTGGGCGGCATGCTCAAGCGCGCGGTCACCGGGGAGGGGCTGGCGCTGATGGCGGTGCGCGGTCAGGGTGAGGCCTGGTTCGCGCACGAGGCGCAGAACTGCTTCATCGTGGACATCGAGCCGGGCGACGTGTTCACGGTCAACGGCCGTAACGTGCTCTGTTTCGACTCGTCGCTGTCGTACGAGATCAAGACGGTGAAGGGCGCCGGCATGACCGGTGGCGGCCTGTTCAACAGCGTCTTCACGGGACAGGGGAGGCTCGGTCTCGTCTGCGACGGCAATCCGCTGGTCATCCCGGTCTCGCCGCAGCTGCCGGTGTTCGTGGACACGGACGCGGTCGTGGGCTGGACGGCCCACCTCTCCACCTCGCTGCACCGCTCCCAGTCCTTCGGCTCGATGATCCGCGGCGGCTCCGGGGAGGCCGTGCAGCTGAAGCTGGAGGGTGAGGGCTTCGTGGTCGTACGGCCGAGCGAGGTGACCCCGCAGGCGTCGCAGCACTGA
- a CDS encoding TerC family protein, translated as MNVTLTTWLLTVVALCVLVGVDFFIGRKPHDVSIKEAGIWSAVWVALAIAFGLVLLAVGGGKPAGEFFAGFITEKSLSVDNLFVFVLIMAKFSVPSQYQQRVLMVGVLMALVLRAIFIAAGAAIISTFSWVFYIFGAFLIYTAWKLVEDARKGSHEEEYEENKLLKAVEKRFGVADRYHGTKLWIEENGKRVMTPMLVVMLAIGSTDVLFALDSIPAIYGLTQDPYIVFTANAFALMGLRQLYFLIGGLLKKLVHLSYGLSIILGFIGVKLVLHALHESGVHVPEISIPVSLGFIVLVLAVTTVTSLWASKRQQEAEAAAVASPEAAVDTGDDEPTTQRV; from the coding sequence TTGAACGTCACCCTGACCACCTGGCTGCTCACCGTCGTCGCCCTGTGCGTGCTGGTGGGGGTCGACTTCTTCATCGGGCGAAAACCCCACGACGTGTCGATCAAGGAGGCCGGGATCTGGTCCGCCGTCTGGGTCGCCCTGGCGATCGCGTTCGGCCTGGTCCTGCTGGCCGTCGGCGGGGGCAAGCCCGCGGGAGAGTTCTTCGCGGGCTTCATCACCGAGAAGTCCCTGAGCGTCGACAACCTCTTCGTCTTCGTGCTGATCATGGCGAAGTTCTCGGTGCCCTCGCAGTACCAGCAACGGGTGCTGATGGTCGGTGTGCTGATGGCCCTGGTGCTCCGGGCGATCTTCATCGCGGCCGGCGCGGCGATCATCTCCACCTTCTCCTGGGTCTTCTACATCTTCGGCGCGTTCCTGATCTACACCGCCTGGAAGCTCGTCGAGGACGCCCGCAAGGGGAGCCACGAGGAGGAGTACGAGGAGAACAAGCTCCTCAAGGCCGTGGAGAAACGATTCGGAGTGGCCGACCGGTACCACGGCACCAAGCTGTGGATCGAGGAGAACGGCAAGCGCGTCATGACGCCGATGCTGGTCGTGATGCTCGCGATCGGCTCCACCGACGTCCTCTTCGCCCTCGACTCCATCCCCGCGATCTACGGCCTCACCCAGGACCCGTACATCGTCTTCACCGCCAACGCCTTCGCCCTGATGGGCCTGCGCCAGCTGTACTTCCTCATCGGCGGCCTGCTGAAGAAGCTCGTCCACCTCTCCTACGGCCTGTCGATCATCCTCGGCTTCATCGGCGTCAAGCTGGTGCTGCACGCCCTGCACGAGTCCGGCGTCCACGTCCCGGAGATCTCCATCCCCGTCTCGCTGGGCTTCATCGTCCTGGTCCTCGCCGTCACGACCGTGACGAGCCTGTGGGCGTCCAAGAGGCAGCAGGAGGCGGAAGCGGCGGCCGTGGCCTCGCCCGAGGCGGCGGTGGACACGGGGGACGACGAGCCCACGACGCAGCGCGTCTAG
- a CDS encoding SGNH/GDSL hydrolase family protein, with protein MRKPWIVGVAGAVLAALLLGACGDPASAPEEAPPSAAAPEPSSTTRQRAATAPPAEKSGQERPAPGVLYLGDSLATENQKVLGTFLEDSLDARYTSVPYSGTTLCDYLEGTADRSLVPPQDKAAALVRRLSPDYVVLQFWGNAWDYTPCMDGVTYGTARAEYLRRYSAAAERLTEQIADAGGTHRPTIVWVLQGPDPLAPDRIRRVNALYAKQADASGDLVADAGRAVSPAGDRYTWAQYLPCTAYEREHDGYCTQPGRSRTALHHDEDLLHFCLAPTTSKPRPCPVPSPGITRMAREITRAITEADGA; from the coding sequence ATGCGCAAGCCGTGGATCGTGGGAGTGGCGGGGGCGGTGCTCGCCGCGCTGCTGCTCGGGGCGTGCGGGGATCCGGCGTCCGCGCCGGAGGAGGCCCCGCCGTCCGCCGCGGCACCGGAACCGTCGTCGACCACACGGCAGCGGGCCGCCACGGCGCCGCCGGCGGAGAAGTCCGGCCAGGAGAGGCCCGCGCCCGGGGTGCTCTACCTCGGGGACTCGCTGGCCACGGAGAACCAGAAGGTGCTGGGCACGTTCCTGGAGGACTCCCTGGACGCCCGCTACACGAGCGTCCCGTACTCGGGCACCACCCTGTGCGACTACCTGGAGGGCACCGCCGACCGCTCGCTGGTCCCGCCGCAGGACAAGGCCGCCGCGCTGGTGCGGCGGCTGAGCCCGGACTATGTGGTCCTGCAGTTCTGGGGCAACGCCTGGGACTACACGCCCTGCATGGACGGCGTCACCTACGGCACGGCCCGCGCCGAGTACCTCCGGCGGTACTCGGCCGCCGCCGAGCGGCTCACCGAGCAGATCGCGGACGCCGGTGGCACGCACCGGCCGACGATCGTGTGGGTGCTGCAGGGCCCGGACCCGCTCGCACCGGACCGGATCCGCCGGGTGAACGCCCTGTACGCGAAGCAGGCCGACGCCTCCGGTGACCTGGTCGCCGACGCGGGCAGGGCCGTGAGCCCGGCCGGCGACCGCTACACCTGGGCCCAGTACCTGCCGTGCACCGCGTACGAGCGCGAGCACGACGGCTACTGCACCCAGCCCGGCCGGTCCCGCACCGCCCTCCACCACGACGAGGACCTGCTGCACTTCTGTCTGGCCCCGACGACGTCCAAGCCGCGTCCGTGCCCGGTCCCGTCCCCCGGGATCACCCGGATGGCCCGGGAGATCACCCGGGCCATCACCGAGGCGGACGGCGCCTAG
- a CDS encoding NUDIX domain-containing protein, with translation MTNENVGTVGVDLPDRRGRTGLDRTGRDLTGNPRVKVRDVRLLSSNWYVERTTTFDFQLADGTWSTQERETHDRGNGATVLLYDTDRETVLLTRQFRYPVYVNGHPDGMLIETPGGLLDEEDEHPEVAVRREVVEETGHTIGEIRHVFDIYMSPGSVTERVSFYAAPYGPSTRTHEGGGLDEEGEDIELVELPFRRALEMIRTGEIADAKTIMLLQWAALEGPFGR, from the coding sequence ATGACCAACGAGAACGTCGGTACCGTCGGCGTCGACCTCCCGGACCGCCGGGGCCGCACCGGGCTCGACCGCACCGGCCGGGACCTCACCGGCAACCCGCGTGTGAAGGTCCGGGACGTCCGGCTGCTGTCCAGTAACTGGTACGTGGAGCGCACCACGACCTTCGACTTCCAGCTCGCCGACGGCACCTGGAGCACCCAGGAGCGCGAGACCCACGACCGGGGCAACGGCGCCACCGTCCTCCTCTACGACACCGACCGCGAAACCGTGCTGCTCACCCGGCAGTTCCGCTACCCGGTGTACGTCAACGGCCACCCCGACGGGATGCTGATCGAGACCCCGGGCGGACTGCTCGACGAGGAGGACGAGCACCCCGAGGTCGCCGTGCGGCGCGAGGTCGTCGAGGAGACCGGCCACACCATCGGCGAGATCCGGCACGTCTTCGACATCTATATGAGCCCCGGCTCGGTCACCGAACGCGTCAGCTTCTACGCGGCCCCGTACGGCCCGTCGACCCGCACCCACGAGGGCGGCGGCCTCGACGAGGAGGGCGAGGACATCGAACTCGTCGAACTGCCCTTCCGTCGGGCCCTGGAGATGATCCGCACCGGCGAGATCGCCGACGCCAAGACCATCATGCTGCTGCAATGGGCCGCGCTGGAGGGGCCGTTCGGGCGCTGA
- a CDS encoding FAD-dependent monooxygenase: protein MKIACVGGGPASLYFSILMKRQDPSHDITVHERNPAGSTYGWGVTYWSELLDKLREKDPETALAISENSVTWNSGVAHVRDRTTVQPGDDGFGIGRRRLLELLAERARTLGVRVEYEDEVKADDLPDADLVVAGDGVNSAVRERFADRFGSDIALGRNAYIWLGTTKVHDAFTFSFQETDHGWIWAYAYPFSDEQSTCVIECSPRTLAGLGLDRMGEADGLALLEKLFADILDGHPLLGRAQDDGTAQWLSFRTLTNRSWRHGNLVLLGDAAHTTHYSIGAGTTLALEDAICLADALGSHAETEAALAAYEGRRKSELLRLQSAARHSAQWYENIERYIDLPPEQMFALLGQRHSPLLPYVPPQLYYRLDRAAGRLEALRRLKRWLGPKLARSSQSRALAGRK from the coding sequence GTGAAGATCGCGTGCGTCGGCGGCGGACCCGCAAGCCTCTACTTCTCGATCCTGATGAAGCGGCAGGACCCGTCCCACGACATCACCGTCCACGAACGGAACCCGGCCGGCTCGACCTACGGCTGGGGCGTCACCTACTGGTCCGAACTGCTGGACAAGCTCCGCGAGAAGGACCCCGAGACGGCCCTCGCCATCAGCGAGAACTCCGTCACCTGGAACAGCGGCGTGGCCCACGTCCGCGACCGTACGACCGTCCAGCCCGGCGACGACGGCTTCGGCATCGGCCGCCGCCGGCTGCTCGAACTGCTCGCCGAGCGGGCGCGGACCCTCGGGGTCCGGGTGGAGTACGAGGACGAGGTCAAGGCCGACGACCTGCCGGACGCCGATCTCGTCGTGGCGGGCGACGGCGTCAACAGCGCGGTGCGCGAGCGGTTCGCCGACCGCTTCGGCAGCGACATCGCCCTCGGCCGCAACGCCTACATCTGGCTCGGCACCACCAAGGTCCACGACGCCTTCACCTTCTCCTTCCAGGAGACCGACCACGGCTGGATCTGGGCCTACGCCTACCCGTTCAGCGACGAGCAGAGCACCTGTGTCATCGAGTGCTCCCCACGGACGCTGGCCGGACTGGGGCTGGACCGCATGGGCGAGGCGGACGGCCTCGCCCTGCTGGAGAAGCTGTTCGCCGACATCCTGGACGGCCACCCGCTCCTGGGCCGCGCCCAGGACGACGGCACCGCCCAGTGGCTCAGCTTCCGCACCCTGACCAACCGCTCCTGGCGGCACGGCAATCTGGTGCTGCTCGGCGACGCCGCCCACACCACGCACTACTCCATCGGCGCCGGCACCACCCTCGCCCTGGAGGACGCCATCTGCCTGGCCGACGCCCTCGGCTCCCATGCGGAGACGGAGGCGGCGCTCGCCGCGTACGAGGGCCGGCGCAAGTCCGAACTGCTGCGGCTGCAGAGCGCGGCGCGCCACAGCGCCCAGTGGTACGAGAACATCGAGCGGTACATCGACCTGCCGCCGGAGCAGATGTTCGCGCTCCTCGGCCAGCGGCACTCCCCGCTGCTGCCGTACGTACCGCCCCAGCTCTACTATCGCCTCGACCGGGCGGCCGGCCGTCTGGAGGCGCTGCGCCGGCTCAAGCGCTGGCTGGGCCCGAAGCTGGCCCGCTCGTCGCAGTCCCGCGCGCTCGCCGGCCGGAAGTAG
- a CDS encoding VOC family protein yields the protein MAARPEGTPCWADAMFGDIEGAKSFYGDVLGWTFGGSSTEYGNYTQAYADGKAVAAVVPPMPGQEGQPAWCLYFASPDVNATAAKIRDNGGEVLMEPMQVGEFGSMLLARSPDGVVFGVWQAGVHEGFETMGVPGAYVWAEVFTREPEKSDAFFPAVFPFRAKQMDDPHSPQMDFRVFDLGQDPLLGRMKMTAEDFPPEVPSYINVYFTVPDCDDAVARATKGGGVLRFGPMDTPFGRFAALSDPQGASFSVIDVTRTQGEMPELKDV from the coding sequence ATGGCCGCACGTCCCGAGGGCACGCCCTGCTGGGCCGACGCGATGTTCGGCGACATCGAGGGGGCGAAGAGTTTCTACGGTGACGTCCTGGGCTGGACGTTCGGCGGGTCGTCCACCGAGTACGGCAATTACACCCAGGCGTACGCGGACGGCAAGGCGGTGGCCGCGGTCGTCCCGCCGATGCCCGGACAGGAGGGTCAGCCGGCCTGGTGTCTGTACTTCGCCTCGCCCGACGTGAACGCCACCGCCGCGAAGATCCGGGACAACGGCGGCGAGGTGCTGATGGAGCCGATGCAGGTCGGCGAGTTCGGCTCCATGCTGCTGGCCCGCTCGCCGGACGGCGTCGTCTTCGGTGTCTGGCAGGCCGGTGTCCACGAGGGCTTCGAGACCATGGGCGTGCCCGGCGCGTACGTCTGGGCCGAGGTCTTCACCCGCGAGCCCGAGAAGTCGGACGCGTTCTTCCCTGCCGTCTTCCCGTTCCGGGCCAAGCAGATGGACGACCCCCACAGTCCCCAGATGGACTTCCGGGTGTTCGACCTGGGGCAGGACCCGCTCCTCGGCCGGATGAAGATGACCGCGGAGGACTTCCCGCCCGAGGTGCCCTCGTACATCAACGTGTACTTCACCGTGCCCGACTGCGACGACGCGGTCGCGAGGGCCACCAAGGGCGGCGGCGTCCTGCGCTTCGGCCCGATGGACACCCCCTTCGGCCGCTTCGCCGCCCTCAGCGACCCGCAGGGCGCGTCGTTCTCGGTCATCGACGTCACAAGAACCCAGGGCGAGATGCCGGAGCTCAAGGACGTCTGA
- a CDS encoding ribonuclease H family protein — MIGRMSERVVAACDGASKGNPGPAGWAWVVAENDEIPSRWEAGPLGRATNNIAELTALERLLAATDPAVPIEIRMDSQYAMKAVTTWLPGWKRNGWRTAAGKPVANQELVVRIDELLAGRSVDFRYVPAHQVDGDRLNDFADRAASQAAVVQEPAGTGLGSPEPPAAPDPVPSRWSAAKKSAKPGRTGARNGSSSASSSSSRTIKAKFPGRCLCGRPYAAGEPIAKNDQGWGHPECRTAAAGTA; from the coding sequence ATGATCGGGCGCATGTCGGAACGTGTTGTGGCCGCCTGTGACGGAGCCTCCAAGGGAAACCCCGGACCAGCGGGCTGGGCCTGGGTGGTCGCCGAGAACGACGAGATCCCCTCGCGCTGGGAGGCCGGCCCGCTGGGCAGGGCCACCAACAACATCGCCGAACTGACCGCGCTGGAGCGGCTGCTGGCGGCGACCGACCCGGCCGTCCCGATCGAGATCCGGATGGACTCCCAGTACGCGATGAAGGCGGTCACCACCTGGCTGCCCGGCTGGAAGCGCAACGGCTGGCGCACGGCCGCCGGCAAGCCGGTCGCCAACCAGGAACTGGTCGTCCGGATCGACGAGTTGCTCGCCGGCCGCTCCGTCGACTTCCGCTACGTCCCCGCCCACCAGGTCGACGGCGACCGGCTGAACGACTTCGCCGACCGCGCGGCCAGCCAGGCGGCCGTCGTCCAGGAACCCGCCGGCACCGGACTGGGCTCCCCGGAACCCCCGGCCGCCCCCGACCCGGTCCCGTCCCGGTGGAGCGCGGCGAAGAAGTCCGCGAAGCCGGGCCGTACCGGCGCCCGGAACGGGTCGTCCTCCGCGTCGTCGTCCTCGTCGCGCACCATCAAGGCGAAGTTCCCCGGCCGCTGCCTGTGCGGACGCCCCTACGCCGCCGGTGAGCCGATCGCCAAGAACGACCAGGGCTGGGGCCACCCGGAGTGCCGTACGGCCGCCGCCGGGACGGCGTGA
- a CDS encoding VOC family protein — protein sequence MSSDGFTICLWFDGRAEEAAAHYVSVFKDSRLGRVTHYGEGAPQPAGSVLTVDFVANGQRFVALNGGPMFKFTEAVSFQILCADQDEIDYYWNSLTEGGEPGPCGWLKDRFGVSWQVVPAELTDMISDPDPQKVARATAAFMAMGKFDLAALRKAYAGE from the coding sequence ATGTCCAGCGACGGATTCACCATCTGCCTGTGGTTCGACGGCCGGGCCGAGGAGGCGGCGGCCCACTACGTCTCGGTCTTCAAGGACTCCCGGCTCGGCCGGGTCACCCACTACGGCGAGGGCGCGCCCCAGCCGGCCGGTTCCGTGCTCACCGTGGACTTCGTGGCCAACGGCCAGCGGTTCGTGGCGCTGAACGGCGGCCCGATGTTCAAGTTCACCGAGGCCGTCTCCTTCCAGATCCTCTGCGCCGACCAGGACGAGATCGACTACTACTGGAACAGCCTCACCGAGGGCGGCGAGCCCGGCCCCTGCGGCTGGCTCAAGGACCGGTTCGGAGTGTCCTGGCAGGTCGTGCCCGCCGAACTCACCGACATGATCAGCGACCCCGACCCGCAGAAGGTGGCCCGCGCGACCGCGGCGTTCATGGCGATGGGCAAGTTCGACCTGGCCGCCCTGCGGAAGGCGTACGCGGGGGAGTAG